The Gillisia sp. Hel_I_86 genome has a segment encoding these proteins:
- the gcvH gene encoding glycine cleavage system protein GcvH, with protein MNIPQELKYTKDHEWVKIDGNIATIGVTDFAQGELGDIVYVEVETVGETMEREEVFGTVEAVKTVSDLLLPLTGEIIEFNESLEDTPEKVNTDPYGEGWMVKIQIADEDEITGLMSPGEYKDLIGG; from the coding sequence ATGAATATACCACAAGAATTAAAGTACACCAAAGATCACGAATGGGTGAAAATCGATGGAAATATTGCCACCATTGGTGTTACAGATTTCGCTCAAGGAGAACTTGGTGATATAGTTTATGTAGAGGTGGAAACCGTTGGAGAGACAATGGAGCGAGAAGAAGTTTTTGGGACTGTCGAAGCCGTAAAGACTGTCTCTGACTTGTTATTGCCGCTTACAGGAGAGATCATTGAATTTAATGAAAGCCTAGAAGACACTCCAGAAAAGGTAAATACAGATCCTTATGGAGAGGGATGGATGGTAAAGATCCAGATTGCAGATGAGGATGAAATCACAGGTTTAATGAGTCCAGGAGAATATAAAGATCTTATTGGCGGCTAG
- a CDS encoding VanZ family protein: MAARILLAVAVLYTILIASLSLVQLGKISIGSFSPTDKMMHLGAYFVLGFVWFFYYLFKKRDGSIRIKGFANITGLIILFGMLIEVLQGALTDYRDPDWADILANSIGVLLALGICLGFLKSFKRLKHKINSFL, from the coding sequence TTGGCGGCTAGAATATTACTTGCAGTAGCGGTACTTTATACCATTTTAATTGCCTCTTTGTCCTTAGTGCAATTGGGGAAAATTTCAATTGGAAGTTTTAGCCCTACAGATAAAATGATGCATTTAGGTGCATATTTTGTTTTGGGCTTTGTATGGTTTTTTTACTATTTGTTTAAAAAACGGGATGGCAGTATAAGGATAAAGGGCTTTGCTAATATAACTGGCTTAATTATACTTTTTGGTATGTTAATTGAGGTTTTACAAGGAGCCCTTACAGATTATCGCGACCCAGATTGGGCCGATATACTGGCAAATAGTATCGGAGTTTTATTGGCGTTGGGCATATGTCTAGGATTTTTAAAATCCTTTAAACGCTTAAAACATAAGATTAATTCATTTTTATGA
- a CDS encoding energy transducer TonB produces MKPKKNPKADLTKRSVLFLQLGLILVLFIAWQAIEWKTYDKDNIDLGQLNLGDLDDEEIPITEILNTPPPPPPPPPAPEIIEVVEDEEEVEEDVIESTETNQDEIVEVKEVIEAPVEEVIADVPFAVIENVPIFPGCENLSNNAQRKKCMSEKVQEFVQRKFNTDLGSQLGLSGVNRVIVQFKIDKNGNITDVRSRAPHPRLEQEAARVINSLPKMQPGRQRGKAVGVMYSLPIVFQVQD; encoded by the coding sequence ATGAAACCCAAGAAAAATCCGAAAGCCGATTTAACGAAGCGTAGCGTTCTCTTTCTTCAGTTAGGACTTATTTTAGTCCTATTTATTGCATGGCAAGCTATAGAATGGAAAACATACGACAAAGATAATATAGATCTAGGTCAATTGAACCTAGGTGATCTAGATGATGAAGAAATTCCAATCACGGAAATTCTGAACACACCACCACCACCACCGCCTCCACCACCAGCACCAGAAATTATAGAGGTTGTGGAAGATGAAGAAGAAGTAGAGGAAGATGTAATTGAATCTACAGAAACCAACCAAGATGAGATCGTTGAGGTAAAAGAGGTTATTGAAGCACCGGTTGAAGAAGTAATCGCAGATGTTCCATTCGCGGTCATTGAAAATGTGCCAATTTTCCCAGGGTGTGAAAACCTAAGCAATAACGCCCAACGCAAGAAATGTATGAGTGAGAAAGTACAAGAATTTGTGCAAAGAAAATTTAATACAGATCTAGGTAGCCAGTTAGGGTTGAGTGGGGTTAATCGTGTGATCGTTCAATTTAAAATAGACAAGAACGGTAACATTACAGATGTTCGTTCTCGTGCACCACACCCAAGATTGGAGCAAGAAGCAGCAAGAGTTATAAACTCACTTCCAAAAATGCAGCCAGGTAGACAGAGAGGTAAGGCGGTAGGGGTTATGTACTCTTTACCAATTGTGTTCCAAGTACAGGATTAA